One segment of Anatilimnocola aggregata DNA contains the following:
- a CDS encoding serine/threonine-protein kinase, translated as MVHDERIDELVEEILDSDRTPEEVCAELPELLQQVHDRLRKVKAVAAQVDSIFPSTTARLKAIFKSESTKEVSLPTIPGYEVQAVLGRGGMGIVYKARHLKLNRVVALKMLLTGSYASPTQLLRFEREAESVAALRHANIVQVFDIGEFEGLPYFTMEYVGGGTLSERLNGVIQPARESAKVVRDLARAVQVAHDCGIVHRDLKPANILLAEGDAPTITDFGLARWLERDSGLTNTGARMGTPSYMAPEQMTGASNSAAPAVDIFSLGAILYEMLTGRPPFRGENLSDTERRLTTEEAVSPGRFNPMLPRDLVTICLKCLEKDPRSRYSSAQALADDLDRLLRHEPILARPVAPLERGVRWIRRNPFPAALAFASFLMVGLISGQAMREMAQGAADRAEKARLTSRFESGIDLADSGRFAEARAILGKLGDGGFTDLRQRIDRARSDMELAEKLEAIGIKRSMSLVAPDSTWQPHRQAAAAYEELFAQSGLGKVGDSPTTIAAHIGMSDIEPPLIAALDDWAVCEADVARRNWILQVLQHADPAGRSDWERRCRDPATWSDGETLGRLAESAISARPSVQQLRALGDRLSAASLDATAFRLRVQQQHVDDFLANLSLADAIRPTDPRESIRYYQAALAIRPASATVHNNLAVALTNLGRSEEARLQYEESLRLDPNSVASRVNLGLALAKERPQEAIQLLQQAIKLDGKLAPAHRVLGEIFLQEQRFSEAKASLQTCLSLLEDSTQREEIAELLQKHSANLLP; from the coding sequence ATGGTTCACGACGAGCGTATCGACGAGCTGGTTGAGGAAATCCTCGATTCGGACCGGACCCCTGAAGAGGTCTGTGCGGAGCTGCCGGAACTACTGCAGCAAGTTCACGACCGCTTGCGAAAAGTAAAAGCCGTTGCTGCCCAGGTCGACTCCATCTTTCCGTCGACGACCGCGCGCCTGAAGGCGATTTTCAAGTCGGAGTCGACCAAAGAGGTTTCCCTGCCGACCATTCCTGGATACGAAGTGCAGGCAGTGCTGGGACGCGGTGGCATGGGCATCGTCTATAAGGCGCGACACCTTAAGCTGAACCGCGTCGTGGCCCTGAAGATGTTGCTGACGGGATCGTACGCCAGTCCCACCCAACTTCTGCGTTTTGAACGGGAAGCTGAGTCGGTTGCGGCACTTCGACATGCGAATATTGTCCAGGTCTTTGACATCGGCGAATTTGAAGGGCTTCCGTACTTCACAATGGAGTACGTCGGTGGCGGAACTCTCTCGGAGCGGCTGAATGGCGTCATCCAGCCCGCGCGCGAGTCGGCGAAAGTGGTGCGCGATTTGGCCCGGGCCGTTCAAGTGGCGCACGACTGCGGAATCGTCCATCGCGATCTGAAGCCGGCGAATATTCTGCTGGCCGAGGGGGATGCACCCACAATCACCGATTTTGGGTTAGCCCGCTGGCTGGAACGAGACAGCGGCCTGACCAATACCGGCGCGCGGATGGGGACCCCCAGCTACATGGCTCCGGAGCAAATGACCGGCGCATCCAACTCGGCAGCTCCCGCCGTCGACATCTTTTCGCTCGGTGCTATCCTCTACGAAATGCTCACCGGCCGCCCGCCATTTCGAGGCGAGAACTTGTCGGATACGGAGCGCCGACTGACGACGGAGGAAGCGGTTTCGCCGGGACGCTTCAATCCGATGTTGCCGCGCGATCTTGTGACGATTTGCCTCAAATGTCTCGAGAAGGATCCGCGCTCTCGGTACTCTTCCGCGCAAGCGTTGGCGGACGATCTGGATCGGCTCTTGCGGCACGAGCCGATTCTGGCCCGCCCTGTCGCCCCCTTGGAACGCGGGGTTCGTTGGATTCGACGCAACCCCTTTCCCGCCGCGTTGGCATTCGCCTCGTTTTTAATGGTGGGTTTGATCAGCGGTCAGGCGATGCGGGAAATGGCGCAGGGCGCCGCCGACCGCGCTGAAAAGGCACGATTAACTTCTCGTTTCGAGTCGGGTATCGACCTGGCCGACTCGGGACGATTTGCCGAGGCCCGAGCGATTCTCGGCAAGCTGGGGGACGGCGGATTCACCGATCTGAGACAGCGAATCGATCGCGCTCGGAGTGATATGGAATTGGCCGAAAAGCTGGAAGCCATCGGCATCAAACGCTCCATGTCCCTTGTTGCTCCTGACTCGACCTGGCAACCCCATCGGCAAGCGGCCGCGGCCTATGAAGAGCTGTTTGCCCAATCGGGCCTCGGGAAGGTTGGCGACTCGCCAACGACGATTGCCGCGCATATCGGCATGTCAGATATCGAGCCCCCGCTCATTGCTGCGCTCGATGATTGGGCCGTGTGTGAGGCCGATGTTGCTCGCCGAAATTGGATCCTGCAAGTTCTGCAGCATGCCGATCCCGCCGGGCGAAGCGACTGGGAACGCCGCTGCCGTGATCCCGCCACGTGGAGCGATGGCGAAACGCTCGGTCGCTTGGCCGAGTCCGCCATTTCTGCTCGGCCGTCCGTGCAGCAACTGCGAGCCCTCGGAGATCGCTTGTCGGCCGCCAGTCTCGATGCGACCGCCTTTCGTTTACGTGTGCAGCAGCAGCATGTGGATGACTTTCTCGCCAATTTGTCATTGGCCGACGCGATTCGCCCCACCGACCCCAGGGAATCGATTCGCTACTATCAAGCTGCTCTCGCCATCCGTCCTGCATCGGCCACGGTACATAACAACCTGGCAGTCGCGTTGACGAACTTGGGCCGCTCCGAAGAGGCACGCCTGCAATACGAAGAATCGCTGCGGCTCGATCCAAATTCTGTGGCGTCTAGGGTCAATTTGGGTCTCGCACTGGCGAAGGAACGGCCGCAGGAGGCCATTCAGCTTCTGCAGCAGGCTATCAAACTGGACGGAAAACTCGCGCCTGCTCATCGGGTACTAGGAGAGATCTTTCTGCAGGAACAGCGCTTCTCGGAAGCGAAGGCCTCGCTGCAGACGTGCCTTTCGCTGCTAGAAGACAGCACCCAACGCGAGGAAATCGCCGAACTCCTCCAAAAACACTCAGCAAATCTCTTGCCGTAA
- a CDS encoding HlyD family secretion protein, producing MNRDDTSQLEQPIPPREPPAINHQPQVAPPDAPQPETAASTSRHSVSLQSVWMYVGIAAAALLAVWGSWSPLKTAFISVSTDDAYVNGHVTFLAPRVPGQVTKVLVDNNYRVKKGDILVQLDPEPYRIAVEQKQAAVVLAEADLVAANAQVRALVGQTQADRYELEYVIEMVDNKIAGLQASVATHSSRKADMELARINLVRAEKLVTSGAISQQELDVDRQTFKADEANVDEALQLVRANRSGLGLSLEPPEGKELSYVPMDLDQSFATVREALAKFIESSAQLGYVAPSIDTSPKHVLADFDKQDASGDLDRIYAALIPNAPPIRQAEAKLLQAKRDLDQAKLNLRYCTVVSDIDGVITSRNVNPGNNVQAGQTLMAVRSLSEIWIDANFKETQLSYLRIGQRAVCEVDMYGRKQAFEGRITGFTMGTGQTLALLPPQNATGNFVKIVQRLPVRIELTNYDADQSPLFVGLSVTPYVYFKEPPSGPNAGQFLQPNAPLPQGSVDPTPSTLMRGNHE from the coding sequence ATGAATCGTGACGATACCAGTCAGCTTGAGCAGCCGATTCCGCCGCGCGAGCCTCCTGCCATCAATCACCAGCCGCAGGTTGCGCCGCCAGATGCCCCTCAGCCGGAGACCGCCGCTTCGACAAGTCGGCACAGCGTCAGCCTGCAAAGCGTGTGGATGTATGTCGGAATCGCCGCGGCTGCTCTCCTCGCGGTCTGGGGTTCTTGGTCTCCGCTCAAGACGGCGTTCATTTCCGTATCGACGGACGATGCCTATGTGAACGGGCACGTGACTTTTTTGGCGCCGCGCGTGCCGGGACAGGTGACCAAAGTTTTGGTTGACAACAACTACCGTGTGAAGAAAGGCGACATCCTGGTCCAACTCGACCCAGAGCCTTATCGAATCGCGGTGGAGCAAAAACAAGCTGCTGTGGTGCTCGCAGAAGCTGATTTAGTCGCGGCGAATGCGCAGGTTCGCGCGCTCGTCGGTCAGACGCAGGCCGATCGATACGAGTTGGAGTATGTGATCGAGATGGTCGACAACAAAATCGCCGGCCTGCAAGCGAGCGTCGCAACCCACTCCAGCCGAAAGGCGGATATGGAACTCGCACGCATCAATCTTGTGCGAGCCGAAAAGTTGGTTACTTCAGGCGCCATCAGCCAACAGGAACTGGACGTTGATCGACAAACGTTCAAAGCGGACGAAGCCAATGTGGACGAAGCCCTGCAACTGGTTCGCGCTAACCGATCGGGACTGGGTTTGTCGCTCGAACCGCCAGAAGGCAAAGAGCTGAGCTACGTCCCAATGGACTTAGATCAAAGCTTCGCCACCGTTCGGGAAGCACTGGCGAAGTTTATCGAGAGTTCGGCTCAACTCGGATATGTTGCCCCCTCGATTGATACCTCGCCGAAGCACGTCCTTGCGGACTTCGACAAACAAGATGCGAGTGGGGATCTCGACCGGATTTACGCCGCCCTGATCCCGAACGCGCCGCCGATTCGACAGGCGGAAGCCAAGCTGCTGCAAGCGAAGCGTGATCTGGATCAAGCGAAATTGAACCTTCGCTATTGCACGGTGGTAAGCGATATCGACGGTGTGATCACGAGCCGCAACGTCAATCCCGGCAACAACGTTCAAGCCGGCCAGACCTTGATGGCGGTCCGCTCGTTGTCCGAAATCTGGATCGATGCCAATTTCAAAGAAACGCAATTGTCGTACCTGCGCATCGGCCAGCGAGCGGTGTGTGAGGTCGATATGTACGGCCGCAAGCAGGCGTTTGAGGGACGCATCACCGGCTTCACCATGGGTACCGGCCAAACCTTGGCGTTGCTCCCTCCGCAAAATGCGACGGGAAACTTCGTCAAGATCGTGCAGCGCCTGCCGGTTCGCATCGAACTCACCAACTACGACGCCGACCAATCGCCACTCTTTGTCGGACTGTCCGTCACTCCGTATGTCTATTTCAAGGAGCCTCCCAGCGGTCCCAATGCGGGGCAGTTCCTGCAACCGAACGCTCCTTTGCCACAAGGCTCCGTCGATCCGACACCGAGCACTTTGATGCGAGGGAATCATGAATAG
- a CDS encoding DHA2 family efflux MFS transporter permease subunit, with translation MNSIKLAPAARPAFNPWLIAFAVVIPTFMEVLDTTIANVALRYIAGGLSVAETDSEWVITSYLAANALVLSISGWLSARLGRRNYFLISIAVFTIASGLCGMATSLGQIIAFRILQGFAGGGLQPSSQAILIDSFPPEKQGTAMSVFGIAALIGPIIGPTLGGWLVVNYDWRWIFYINVPVGIAAFAASHFLVRDPEYLQAERQSLRKKPLNFDLIGLGLLALVVASWEILLSKGQEWNWLEDPFWRIQTLASVLTFGLLLFVLRELRSANPLLDLRVLKERNLAVSGIVLFSAFAVLYAASIALPAMLQTLFGYDALYAGLVLSPGGISSITMLVIVGVLLGRGTDARYLIAAGLVVLAVSNLWMASLNIEISPWQIIGPRMVLTAGLGLIFAPINVAAYLYIPKDKRGSAIALLSLLRNEGGSVGTSMSQTIQQRREQFHLARLNDFLDPTNPHVTSFQERASALFYQTNGDHVASQLMSVNALDDLRQQQALSLAYFDVFFLAGVLAIVLVPLVLLMRRSVAGKGTHIAAD, from the coding sequence ATGAATAGCATTAAACTCGCACCCGCCGCTCGGCCAGCATTTAATCCCTGGCTCATCGCCTTCGCCGTTGTGATTCCCACGTTTATGGAAGTCCTCGATACGACCATTGCCAACGTGGCATTGAGATATATCGCGGGAGGTCTGTCGGTCGCCGAAACGGACAGCGAATGGGTCATTACGAGCTACTTGGCGGCCAACGCGCTTGTCTTATCCATTAGCGGCTGGCTGTCGGCGCGACTCGGCAGGCGTAACTACTTCCTGATCTCGATCGCGGTGTTCACCATTGCGTCCGGACTGTGCGGCATGGCGACCAGTCTCGGCCAAATCATTGCGTTCCGTATCCTCCAAGGATTCGCGGGAGGAGGGCTGCAGCCGTCCAGTCAGGCGATACTGATTGACAGTTTTCCGCCCGAAAAACAAGGCACAGCGATGTCCGTGTTCGGCATCGCCGCCCTAATAGGTCCCATTATCGGTCCGACGCTGGGAGGTTGGTTGGTCGTCAATTACGATTGGCGCTGGATCTTTTACATTAACGTGCCAGTCGGAATTGCGGCCTTTGCAGCGAGCCATTTTCTGGTTCGTGATCCTGAATATCTCCAAGCGGAACGACAATCGCTGCGGAAGAAACCGCTGAATTTCGACTTGATCGGCCTAGGACTACTGGCACTCGTTGTAGCCAGTTGGGAAATTCTCCTGAGCAAGGGTCAGGAATGGAACTGGCTGGAAGATCCATTCTGGCGGATCCAGACACTCGCGTCTGTCTTGACGTTTGGCCTGCTCCTGTTTGTGCTGCGCGAGTTGCGGAGCGCCAATCCGCTCCTGGATCTGCGGGTCTTAAAGGAGCGTAACCTGGCGGTGTCAGGCATCGTGCTGTTTTCCGCGTTTGCGGTTTTGTACGCGGCCAGCATCGCGCTGCCCGCCATGCTGCAAACACTATTCGGCTACGATGCTCTTTACGCGGGACTCGTTTTGTCTCCAGGCGGCATTTCGTCCATCACGATGCTCGTGATCGTGGGTGTGTTGCTGGGACGCGGCACCGATGCCCGCTATCTAATCGCAGCGGGATTGGTTGTCCTGGCCGTGTCGAACCTTTGGATGGCCTCTCTGAACATCGAGATCAGCCCGTGGCAAATCATCGGGCCGCGCATGGTACTGACCGCCGGACTCGGCTTGATCTTCGCGCCCATCAATGTCGCAGCTTATCTCTACATACCCAAAGACAAACGCGGGTCGGCCATCGCCCTCCTAAGCCTGCTTCGCAACGAGGGGGGAAGTGTCGGAACTTCCATGTCGCAAACGATTCAGCAACGGCGTGAGCAATTTCATCTGGCGAGGCTGAATGATTTTCTAGATCCGACGAATCCTCATGTGACGTCCTTTCAGGAACGCGCCAGCGCATTGTTCTATCAGACCAATGGCGACCACGTCGCCTCGCAGCTGATGTCTGTGAATGCCCTCGATGACCTGCGCCAGCAACAGGCTCTTTCCCTGGCCTACTTCGACGTTTTCTTTTTGGCCGGGGTGCTCGCGATCGTGTTGGTTCCCCTGGTGCTGCTGATGCGGCGGAGCGTGGCCGGCAAGGGGACGCATATCGCAGCGGACTAG
- a CDS encoding YoaK family protein — MTTALTLYPTDEADHRLQRLRAYVFAGVAGYVDAHALIRFHVYASFMSGNTTRLGVDTASALPFPAALSALAIVCFVAGAFLGVVMVHARRSDATRIAIATALALLLADAALDWLHPTPVGSVALLSLSMGALNATVSRIGGQAINIGYVSGGLHKLAEHLAFAYLRFPVDSPQSPHDTHFHRAAIILRVWSVFLFGAFLGAIIESHFRRFVHCLPASAITIVLLSADLDRRLHSTIGSGGNGSP; from the coding sequence ATGACGACCGCACTTACCTTGTACCCGACCGACGAGGCAGATCACCGGCTGCAGCGCTTGCGGGCTTATGTGTTCGCCGGCGTTGCGGGCTATGTCGATGCGCATGCCCTGATTCGCTTCCATGTCTACGCCTCGTTTATGAGCGGCAATACAACGCGGCTGGGCGTCGACACCGCTTCCGCGTTGCCGTTCCCTGCCGCGTTAAGCGCACTCGCGATCGTTTGCTTTGTGGCAGGGGCCTTCCTCGGAGTCGTGATGGTCCATGCTCGCCGCTCCGATGCGACCCGCATCGCCATTGCAACCGCACTGGCCCTATTGCTCGCCGATGCTGCTTTAGATTGGCTGCACCCAACTCCCGTTGGTTCGGTCGCCCTGCTCAGCTTGTCGATGGGTGCGCTCAATGCCACGGTCTCACGGATCGGCGGGCAAGCCATCAACATCGGCTACGTTTCCGGCGGTTTGCACAAGTTGGCTGAGCACCTGGCATTCGCGTATCTTCGTTTTCCTGTCGACTCGCCACAGAGTCCCCACGACACCCATTTTCATCGAGCGGCAATTATCTTGCGCGTGTGGAGCGTATTTCTCTTCGGTGCATTTCTCGGCGCCATCATCGAAAGCCACTTCCGCCGCTTTGTCCACTGCTTGCCGGCAAGCGCGATCACAATCGTCTTGCTGTCTGCAGACCTCGATCGACGCTTACATTCGACGATTGGTTCTGGTGGCAATGGGAGCCCTTAA
- a CDS encoding histidine phosphatase family protein translates to MLPTVHLVRQRETTWSLSGQHTGLTDLPLTERGEQNSRNHALYLRLTDRPAQ, encoded by the coding sequence ATGCTTCCGACGGTTCATTTAGTAAGGCAACGCGAGACTACTTGGAGCCTATCTGGGCAGCATACAGGATTGACCGACTTGCCGCTCACGGAGCGCGGCGAGCAGAACTCGCGCAATCATGCGCTCTATCTACGCCTGACCGACCGACCCGCACAATAG
- a CDS encoding nuclear transport factor 2 family protein, producing MTTSASARVAIVPPFTLEDAVRKVRLAEDAWNSRDPARVAQAYSEDSVWRNRNEFIVGRAAIESFLAGKWAREIDYRLCKSLWSFGGDRIAVRFQYEWHDAAGQWHRSYGNELWEFNEHGLMRRREASINDLAIAATDRRFFWPAPGPRPAEHPGIPDVH from the coding sequence ATGACTACTAGCGCCTCAGCCCGAGTAGCAATCGTGCCGCCATTTACGCTAGAAGATGCCGTACGCAAAGTACGGCTGGCAGAGGACGCGTGGAATTCTCGCGATCCCGCACGTGTGGCACAGGCATATTCAGAAGATTCGGTCTGGCGCAATCGAAACGAGTTCATTGTCGGCCGGGCCGCCATCGAAAGCTTTCTGGCGGGAAAATGGGCTCGTGAAATCGACTATCGACTTTGCAAGAGCTTATGGTCGTTTGGCGGCGACCGGATCGCCGTCCGCTTTCAATATGAATGGCATGATGCGGCGGGACAGTGGCACCGGAGCTACGGCAACGAACTGTGGGAGTTCAACGAGCACGGCCTCATGCGACGCCGCGAAGCGAGCATCAACGATCTTGCGATTGCCGCAACGGATCGCCGCTTCTTTTGGCCTGCTCCGGGACCACGGCCGGCCGAGCATCCTGGCATTCCCGATGTGCACTAG
- a CDS encoding alpha/beta fold hydrolase codes for MIGTKIRTMTFALLSSATLLLAQSPALLAEQPQVLHKTVKVGDLEIFYREAGPKDAPAILLLHGFPTSSQMFRNLIPALADKFRVVAPDYPGFGHSSMPLHDKFAYTFDNLAKVVDEFTEKVGLTKYAIYVQDYGAPVGYRLASQHPERITAIVVQNGNAYDEGIDNDFWKPIKAYWNEPKSKVKRDAIRNLVTYEATKWQYLTGAKNPELISPDGAAHDQFLLDRKGNDEIQLDLFLSYGSNPPLYPRWQEYFRKHQPPMLIVWGKNDQIFPPAGAEPYKRDLKNLEFHLIDAGHFALESNGNEIAGLMRTFLSKNVKQ; via the coding sequence ATGATCGGCACGAAAATTCGGACTATGACATTCGCTCTGCTGTCGAGCGCAACGCTGCTACTTGCACAATCGCCCGCTCTGTTAGCCGAGCAACCGCAGGTGCTGCACAAGACGGTCAAGGTCGGTGATCTTGAGATTTTCTATCGTGAAGCAGGTCCGAAAGACGCGCCAGCAATTCTGCTGTTGCATGGCTTTCCCACCAGTTCACAAATGTTCCGCAATTTGATTCCCGCTCTGGCCGACAAGTTTCGTGTCGTCGCGCCGGACTATCCGGGGTTTGGCCATAGCTCGATGCCTTTGCATGACAAGTTTGCCTATACCTTCGACAATCTTGCGAAAGTCGTCGACGAGTTCACCGAGAAAGTAGGGCTCACGAAGTACGCGATCTATGTGCAAGACTACGGCGCGCCGGTCGGCTATCGACTTGCTTCGCAACATCCGGAGCGTATTACCGCCATCGTCGTGCAGAATGGGAATGCTTACGACGAAGGAATCGACAACGATTTCTGGAAGCCCATCAAGGCTTATTGGAATGAACCGAAGAGCAAAGTGAAACGCGATGCCATCCGCAATCTGGTGACCTACGAAGCAACCAAATGGCAGTACCTGACCGGCGCGAAGAATCCCGAGTTAATCAGCCCCGATGGAGCTGCGCACGATCAGTTTCTGCTCGATCGCAAGGGGAATGACGAAATTCAACTTGACCTGTTTCTGAGCTACGGCAGCAATCCGCCACTGTACCCCAGGTGGCAAGAGTATTTCCGCAAGCATCAGCCGCCGATGCTGATCGTGTGGGGCAAGAACGATCAGATTTTCCCGCCTGCAGGAGCAGAACCTTACAAGCGCGACTTGAAGAACTTGGAATTTCATCTCATCGACGCAGGGCATTTCGCGCTCGAATCGAACGGCAACGAAATCGCCGGGCTGATGCGCACGTTTCTCAGTAAGAATGTGAAACAGTAG
- a CDS encoding pyridoxamine 5'-phosphate oxidase family protein, whose amino-acid sequence MSTTTTTSTRREFSSDIAFTPAVKAIQNQKGSRKTYARMERGGAWETAVTPELAEYIADLDMFYLGTANAAGQPYVQYRGGSPGFLKVVDEHTLGFADFGGNRQYVTLGNLSENPRAFLFLMDYANSRRVKVWGTARVVEGDAALESKLSDPAYPGKVERAILFTIEAWDVNCQQHIHPRWSQRQIAPVIEQLKNRIAELEAENKHLRTKSLLNQTPSKE is encoded by the coding sequence ATGTCGACCACAACCACCACTTCGACGCGCCGAGAGTTTTCCAGCGATATTGCCTTCACTCCCGCGGTGAAGGCAATTCAGAATCAGAAAGGTTCTCGCAAAACGTATGCCCGCATGGAGCGAGGCGGTGCGTGGGAAACTGCCGTCACACCGGAACTGGCCGAATATATTGCTGACTTGGACATGTTCTATCTGGGAACCGCCAACGCTGCTGGCCAACCTTACGTTCAGTATCGCGGCGGGTCGCCCGGATTCCTGAAAGTGGTCGACGAACACACGCTCGGCTTCGCCGATTTCGGTGGCAATCGACAGTACGTGACCTTGGGGAACCTGTCGGAGAATCCACGAGCCTTTCTGTTCCTGATGGATTATGCCAACAGCCGGCGGGTGAAGGTCTGGGGAACAGCGCGAGTGGTCGAAGGGGACGCTGCGCTCGAATCAAAGCTCAGCGATCCCGCCTATCCCGGCAAGGTCGAGCGAGCAATTCTGTTTACCATCGAGGCCTGGGATGTGAACTGCCAGCAACATATTCACCCGCGATGGTCACAGCGACAGATCGCGCCGGTCATCGAGCAATTGAAGAATCGGATTGCAGAACTAGAAGCGGAAAATAAGCACTTGCGTACAAAATCTCTCCTCAATCAAACCCCTAGCAAGGAATAG
- a CDS encoding cysteine hydrolase — protein sequence MQFNNSDTALVVIDPQNDVLSEQGISWGLVGESIQQNNTVENLALLFQAAKDRDFPVFVSPHYLYPHDQAWQFGGVVEKMMLDSKEFYRPAPLSVTGFTSSGADWLDRYKPFIEDGKTVVVSPHKMWGPQTNDLVFQLRKRRVSKVILCGMLANLCVESHLRELLEQGFEVAVVKDATAGPRHPEIGDGYAAAIINYGFLANAVLTTNSAVSVMG from the coding sequence ATGCAATTCAACAACAGCGACACGGCACTGGTGGTGATTGATCCGCAGAACGATGTCTTGAGCGAACAGGGTATCTCCTGGGGATTGGTCGGCGAGAGCATCCAGCAAAACAACACGGTGGAGAATCTCGCGTTGCTCTTTCAAGCTGCGAAGGATCGAGACTTTCCCGTTTTTGTTTCGCCGCATTACCTTTATCCGCACGATCAAGCCTGGCAGTTCGGCGGAGTTGTGGAGAAGATGATGCTCGACAGCAAAGAGTTTTATCGGCCCGCTCCACTCAGCGTCACAGGGTTCACGAGTTCCGGTGCGGATTGGCTGGATCGCTATAAGCCGTTTATTGAAGATGGCAAGACAGTCGTGGTCAGTCCGCACAAGATGTGGGGGCCGCAGACCAATGATTTGGTCTTTCAACTGCGTAAGCGGCGTGTGAGCAAGGTCATTTTGTGCGGGATGCTGGCAAACCTTTGCGTGGAGAGTCACCTGCGCGAACTACTGGAGCAGGGCTTCGAGGTTGCCGTCGTGAAGGACGCCACCGCGGGGCCCAGGCATCCCGAAATCGGCGATGGCTACGCGGCTGCCATCATTAACTATGGCTTTCTCGCAAACGCAGTACTGACTACCAACAGTGCCGTGAGCGTGATGGGTTAA
- a CDS encoding FAD-dependent oxidoreductase: MTAEHYQNLIIGSGEAGKYLAWNLAKLGQKTAIVERSLIGGSCPNIACLPSKNVIYSAKAASLVDPVKGLGVVAGEFQIDMAGVARRKRQMVDELVALHLANFKASGAELILGEARFTAAKMAKIALNSGDERLLHGERVFLCVGSRASIPDVAGLAAAQPMTYIEALNLERLPAHLVILGGGYVGLEFAQAMRRFGSRVTIIQHGERLLDREDPDVSQALLELMQDEVIDVLLSAKLLNVTGQSGTSVNLTVTFGGEEKLIEATDILVAAGRTPNTDRLDVGRAGVALNARGYIQVDERLRTTAADVWAMGDCAGSPQFTHVGYDDFRVVLSDLTGGDRTTGGRLIPYCLFTDPELAHVGLSETEARAQNVSYRLAKVPMSLVMRMRTLSQTRGFMKALIGADDRILGFTAFGAEASELLAAVQTAMLGGLPYTALRDAIFTHPTAAEGLIPLFTSGLPKTQ, encoded by the coding sequence ATGACGGCAGAACATTATCAGAACCTGATAATCGGCAGCGGTGAGGCGGGGAAATATCTGGCTTGGAACCTAGCCAAGTTGGGGCAAAAGACGGCCATCGTCGAACGCTCGTTGATTGGCGGTTCATGTCCCAACATCGCGTGTCTGCCGAGCAAGAACGTCATATACAGCGCAAAAGCTGCTTCTCTGGTCGACCCTGTAAAAGGCCTGGGCGTGGTCGCTGGTGAGTTTCAAATTGACATGGCCGGTGTCGCTCGTCGTAAACGCCAGATGGTCGACGAGTTGGTTGCATTGCATCTCGCCAATTTCAAAGCCAGCGGTGCGGAACTAATCCTGGGAGAGGCCCGTTTCACGGCAGCGAAGATGGCAAAGATCGCACTGAATTCAGGAGATGAACGCCTGCTTCATGGTGAGCGCGTGTTTCTTTGCGTCGGTTCGCGGGCCAGTATTCCGGATGTGGCGGGACTAGCTGCTGCCCAACCGATGACCTATATCGAAGCGCTCAATTTGGAGCGATTGCCTGCCCATCTGGTGATCCTGGGCGGTGGCTATGTTGGCTTGGAGTTTGCTCAGGCCATGCGCCGCTTCGGCAGCCGCGTAACCATTATTCAACACGGTGAGCGGCTGCTCGATCGCGAGGACCCCGATGTCTCGCAGGCGCTGCTCGAATTGATGCAGGACGAAGTGATCGACGTGCTCCTCTCCGCAAAGTTGCTGAACGTAACGGGCCAGTCGGGCACGAGCGTCAACCTGACTGTCACTTTCGGCGGGGAAGAGAAACTCATCGAAGCCACTGACATTCTCGTCGCAGCAGGCCGAACCCCCAACACGGACCGCCTTGATGTGGGGCGAGCGGGCGTCGCTTTGAACGCTCGCGGATATATTCAAGTTGACGAGCGCTTGAGAACTACGGCTGCCGATGTCTGGGCGATGGGCGACTGCGCAGGCAGTCCACAGTTTACACACGTTGGCTATGACGATTTCCGCGTTGTCTTAAGCGATCTCACGGGCGGCGACCGCACGACTGGCGGCCGGCTCATCCCCTACTGCTTGTTCACCGACCCCGAGTTGGCACACGTCGGCCTGAGCGAAACAGAAGCCCGAGCGCAGAACGTGTCCTATCGACTTGCCAAAGTTCCCATGTCGCTGGTCATGCGCATGCGAACGCTGTCGCAAACGCGCGGCTTCATGAAAGCGCTGATCGGTGCCGACGATCGAATCCTGGGCTTTACTGCCTTTGGCGCGGAAGCCAGCGAATTGCTGGCCGCAGTCCAGACGGCGATGCTTGGCGGTCTCCCCTACACCGCTCTGCGCGATGCTATCTTCACACACCCAACCGCCGCGGAAGGCCTAATCCCACTGTTCACGAGCGGTTTGCCGAAGACCCAATAA